In Oscillospiraceae bacterium, the genomic window CGGAAGTTGATGTCGATCACTTCGCCTTCCACATCGCCCACGGTGATCCAGTCGCCCACCGAGAAGGGTTTGTCCAGCAGGATGACGATGCCGCTGAACAGGTTGCTGGCGCTTTCCTGCGCCGCCAGCGAGATGGTCAGGCCAATGAGACCGGCACCGGCAACGATGCTGCCGATGGGGAAGCCCACCTCCTGCGCACCGGCGGCCACGCCCACTGCAATGACCAGTACCTTGTAGGTGGTGTTCAGCAGGGAGAGCAGGGTCTTGTTGGAGCGGATCTCCGGGCTGCAGGATGCCAGCACCAGATCGGCCAGCTCAGAAGCTGCATACAGGCCCTCGCACACCAACAGGGTCATGACCAGCTGGAATGCCATCAGGAACAGCTTGCGCACACCGGGAATGGCCCACGGCAGGCTGGACGCGGCCAGATAGATGCCCACCACCGTGCACATGCGCTGCACCGGCACCGCAAAGCTGCGCAGCAGGATGGGCGTGCCGGTGAAATGCCAGCTGCGTGCCTCCAGGGCGGGGAAGCCCTTGTGGGTCAGCCAGCGGCGCACGAGCCATGCCGCAAGCAGAATGAGCAGAGCGCATACGGCCCGGGCAGCAAAGGCGGGCCAGCC contains:
- a CDS encoding mechanosensitive ion channel family protein, with translation MIFSIRDLSFELGSMLLEGWPAFAARAVCALLILLAAWLVRRWLTHKGFPALEARSWHFTGTPILLRSFAVPVQRMCTVVGIYLAASSLPWAIPGVRKLFLMAFQLVMTLLVCEGLYAASELADLVLASCSPEIRSNKTLLSLLNTTYKVLVIAVGVAAGAQEVGFPIGSIVAGAGLIGLTISLAAQESASNLFSGIVILLDKPFSVGDWITVGDVEGEVIDINFRSTRIRSPDKTVNVITNSKICSATVQNAALRTMRPYKFTLGVTYSTTRPQLEKLMQDLQAMLDASPLTNHGTNIVQLASFGDSSINILISAYLLTNIYAEFLQMQNDLNLNILDIMQADGVDFAFPSTSVYIEKN